The Bordetella sp. FB-8 genome includes a window with the following:
- a CDS encoding GntR family transcriptional regulator: MQHSRDKAYEVLRQRLISGHYAPGHQLKEEHVARELGLSRTPVRTALKRLVDDGLATDAAGQGIRVAEWSEWDVEEIFQLRMLLEPYASFLAAVRGGDGLISTLRESNQAMAQGIALGLDGVSQVQAANRDFHHALLEAAGSPRLRTILETMIDMPIIKRSFYICTPQELEQSLHHHLDMTLAVEAADGELARQVMQLHLRMSYHRFMRHRTNYKQDPI, encoded by the coding sequence ATGCAACACAGTAGAGACAAGGCTTACGAGGTTTTAAGGCAGCGCTTAATAAGCGGGCACTACGCTCCTGGCCACCAACTCAAGGAAGAGCACGTCGCACGCGAATTGGGCTTGAGCCGCACGCCTGTACGAACAGCTTTAAAGCGCCTTGTCGATGATGGATTGGCCACAGATGCCGCAGGTCAAGGCATAAGAGTGGCCGAGTGGAGTGAATGGGATGTCGAGGAGATCTTTCAACTAAGAATGTTGCTAGAGCCGTATGCATCATTTCTCGCCGCAGTCCGCGGGGGAGATGGGCTCATTTCTACGCTTAGGGAAAGCAATCAAGCAATGGCTCAGGGAATTGCGCTAGGCCTGGATGGTGTATCTCAAGTACAAGCAGCTAATCGAGACTTTCACCATGCCTTACTTGAGGCCGCTGGCTCACCGAGGCTGCGAACGATTCTGGAGACGATGATCGACATGCCGATCATCAAGCGTTCGTTCTATATTTGCACCCCACAGGAGTTGGAGCAAAGCCTGCATCATCATCTCGATATGACCTTGGCTGTCGAGGCTGCCGATGGGGAGCTTGCCCGACAAGTCATGCAGCTGCACCTACGCATGTCATATCACCGATTCATGCGCCATCGCACCAACTACAAGCAGGATCCCATCTAA
- a CDS encoding NAD(P)-binding domain-containing protein — MNIAIIGLGEVGRCYAGSLIQAGYNVSLCEAHVSVPASMLASDAGLHIHTEPGVWLTDANFILSCVTGATSLPVLREALPYLQKDVVVADFTTASPAVKREGASLSAVAGVAYVDIAIMGAISLNLVRTSLLASGEGSEKIKIMLEHAGGKVDVIVDGKAGDAISLKILRSVFTKGMEALAVELLMSAEKQGVRAKLYEQLADIDQTPLRSFMDMLVRTHVVHAKRRAHEVHVAQSELISQGLESFVMPGVAQRFQSTVLALDRKALPVAEPTVDQAIEWLLETMR; from the coding sequence ATGAACATTGCAATCATCGGCTTGGGCGAGGTCGGGCGATGTTATGCCGGTTCACTGATTCAAGCCGGTTACAACGTCAGTCTGTGTGAAGCCCATGTTTCAGTCCCGGCGAGCATGCTGGCATCAGATGCGGGTCTTCACATTCACACCGAACCGGGAGTTTGGCTTACGGACGCGAATTTCATTCTGTCTTGCGTGACAGGCGCCACGTCTTTGCCCGTTCTGCGAGAAGCGCTTCCATATCTTCAGAAAGATGTGGTTGTCGCAGACTTTACAACCGCCAGTCCAGCAGTGAAGCGCGAAGGCGCATCACTTTCTGCTGTCGCTGGTGTGGCTTACGTAGACATAGCCATCATGGGGGCCATATCGCTAAATTTGGTTCGGACGTCGCTGTTAGCCAGCGGTGAGGGCTCGGAAAAAATCAAAATCATGCTGGAGCACGCGGGGGGCAAGGTTGACGTCATTGTCGACGGCAAGGCGGGGGATGCCATTTCCCTAAAGATACTGCGAAGCGTGTTCACCAAAGGTATGGAAGCGCTTGCTGTGGAACTACTTATGAGCGCTGAGAAGCAGGGCGTACGCGCCAAGCTATACGAACAGTTGGCAGACATTGACCAGACACCCTTGCGTTCCTTCATGGACATGTTAGTGCGCACGCATGTCGTTCATGCGAAGCGACGTGCACACGAGGTGCATGTCGCCCAAAGCGAACTTATCTCTCAAGGGCTTGAATCCTTTGTCATGCCGGGCGTGGCGCAGCGTTTCCAGAGCACCGTTCTTGCGCTAGATAGAAAGGCGCTTCCTGTTGCCGAGCCTACCGTCGACCAAGCCATCGAATGGCTTTTGGAAACGATGAGGTGA
- a CDS encoding tripartite tricarboxylate transporter substrate binding protein encodes MRNFLKAIAFVVLFALGACAQAQDELSHGVITVIAPFPPGGGTDLISRLVSRNISKRTGWNLVVENKPGAGGNVALFSAAQARPDGHTLVMVQTDNIVLNPWLYRKLGYDTFKSFQSIGLVASSASVFVVAPNSPFKTLADVVAAARKKPGSVTFGIPGIGGSGDLLGHMWEKAAGMKMTHVPYRGWSQAYPDLNSGLIQVYTGSVATLLPQIQSGQVRAIGVVDSKRSPSLPNVPTFAESGFQNMTQPIWWGLMAPAHTPDSIVKALNVALRASLSDPAMIKRLEAAGYSPMSSSPAEMDALHRKDNDLFGKLVQEAGIKPQ; translated from the coding sequence ATGCGAAATTTTTTGAAGGCGATCGCTTTCGTCGTCCTTTTTGCCCTAGGCGCTTGCGCCCAGGCACAAGATGAACTGAGCCACGGAGTCATCACGGTGATTGCGCCGTTTCCGCCGGGCGGCGGTACGGATTTGATCTCACGCCTAGTGTCACGGAATATCTCCAAGCGCACTGGCTGGAACCTGGTGGTGGAGAATAAACCCGGTGCAGGCGGCAACGTAGCACTGTTCTCAGCAGCGCAGGCTCGTCCGGATGGCCATACATTGGTTATGGTTCAAACCGACAACATTGTTCTCAACCCTTGGCTCTACCGCAAGCTTGGCTATGACACCTTTAAGAGCTTCCAGTCCATTGGCTTAGTGGCCAGTTCGGCTAGCGTGTTCGTGGTTGCTCCCAATTCCCCCTTCAAGACACTGGCCGATGTCGTGGCGGCGGCGCGCAAGAAGCCAGGTTCGGTCACGTTTGGTATTCCTGGTATTGGTGGCAGCGGTGATCTGCTGGGACACATGTGGGAGAAGGCGGCTGGTATGAAAATGACTCACGTTCCATACCGTGGTTGGTCGCAGGCTTACCCAGATCTCAACAGTGGCCTTATCCAGGTCTATACCGGTTCGGTGGCCACGCTGCTGCCGCAGATCCAGAGCGGGCAAGTGCGAGCAATTGGCGTGGTGGATAGCAAGCGTTCGCCTAGTCTTCCTAACGTTCCCACCTTTGCTGAAAGCGGCTTTCAAAATATGACACAGCCTATCTGGTGGGGGCTGATGGCGCCGGCTCATACGCCTGACAGTATCGTCAAAGCGTTGAACGTAGCGCTACGTGCATCTCTGTCAGATCCGGCCATGATCAAGAGGCTGGAGGCTGCGGGCTACAGTCCTATGTCGAGTTCGCCAGCCGAGATGGACGCACTGCATCGCAAAGACAACGATCTATTTGGCAAGCTGGTTCAGGAAGCAGGCATTAAGCCGCAGTGA
- a CDS encoding RraA family protein yields MIGLEIYPRKRVVNAATIARFKTLPVANISDCMSRMFAGGARLRPMHDGAIMAGAALTVRTRPGDNLMVHKALDLAQPGDVIVVDAGGDLTNAIIGEIMVGYAKSRGIAGIVIHGAIRDADTLGKDSFPVYACGVTHRGPYKDGPGEINKSIALDGMTIEPGDLVLGDQDGLLCVPYDLADEIYEATVAKHSIEEKMMVAIATGSLDTSWVDKRLSELGCKIYA; encoded by the coding sequence ATGATCGGACTCGAAATATATCCCCGAAAGCGAGTTGTCAATGCGGCAACCATTGCCCGGTTCAAGACCTTGCCTGTAGCTAACATTAGCGACTGCATGTCACGTATGTTCGCGGGTGGAGCGCGTTTACGTCCGATGCACGACGGCGCCATCATGGCTGGTGCCGCCCTGACGGTGCGCACTCGTCCTGGCGATAACCTGATGGTGCATAAAGCATTGGATCTGGCTCAGCCCGGTGACGTCATCGTGGTTGATGCCGGTGGTGATCTGACCAATGCCATCATTGGTGAAATCATGGTTGGTTATGCCAAGTCCCGAGGCATTGCCGGCATTGTCATCCATGGGGCCATCCGTGACGCCGATACGCTAGGCAAGGATTCATTCCCGGTCTATGCGTGCGGTGTCACGCACCGCGGTCCCTACAAAGACGGGCCGGGAGAAATTAACAAATCCATCGCACTCGATGGAATGACGATTGAGCCTGGTGATTTAGTCTTGGGGGACCAAGATGGTCTCCTTTGCGTTCCCTATGATCTAGCTGACGAAATTTATGAAGCAACGGTGGCTAAACATTCGATTGAGGAAAAAATGATGGTTGCCATTGCTACAGGTTCGCTAGATACGTCCTGGGTAGACAAGCGCTTGTCAGAGCTTGGTTGCAAGATCTACGCCTAA
- a CDS encoding TcpQ domain-containing protein has protein sequence MNSTRMAASSTVAFIFLGVLAGCGFTPKEAPMPDAANAVPVNRVEPDTRPWTEIYPPIAARAPSVTAAPVTVATASARPAEPPAPVIPAHEKSVPDAKAKAAKPIAKATSPVPHDQTSARPSAPNSLPVPIPEAPADVAAIEIKRSAAVLASAKGATLASVPTKPDKPADPAKKFVPTPAQWGAKRITESSPSALVASNRASGAKQLGEDRITQSLTLDAAGRDPILMAATASVQIPPEEQESGLLAGAGTLSRLASKSKLPLRPASAVTMPGPIVMRDFTPSEKLHDPVSPITAPTKPLSPDLTWSASAGMSLSDALRNWGEQATPHWAIVWNTSEDFRIGAPFTIQAPKFLDAACQLLAAARREHHTYTVISHPNHVLVVTTPTE, from the coding sequence ATGAATTCAACGCGGATGGCTGCTTCGAGTACGGTGGCCTTCATTTTCCTGGGTGTGCTGGCCGGTTGCGGCTTTACGCCTAAAGAAGCTCCCATGCCCGATGCGGCTAATGCGGTACCGGTCAACCGAGTCGAGCCAGATACGCGCCCTTGGACAGAGATCTACCCGCCTATCGCCGCGCGCGCGCCGAGCGTGACAGCGGCCCCTGTTACGGTTGCAACGGCCTCAGCTCGGCCGGCAGAGCCGCCTGCCCCAGTCATCCCAGCACACGAAAAATCGGTCCCTGACGCCAAAGCCAAAGCAGCGAAACCGATCGCCAAAGCAACGTCTCCAGTGCCGCATGACCAGACTTCTGCGAGACCGTCGGCTCCGAATTCGCTGCCGGTCCCGATTCCCGAAGCCCCCGCCGATGTCGCGGCGATTGAGATTAAGCGCAGCGCGGCCGTTTTGGCCTCTGCCAAGGGGGCCACGCTGGCCTCCGTTCCGACCAAGCCGGACAAGCCTGCTGACCCGGCCAAGAAGTTCGTGCCGACGCCTGCACAGTGGGGCGCCAAGCGGATCACAGAAAGTAGTCCCAGCGCGCTGGTCGCATCGAACCGAGCGAGTGGCGCCAAGCAGTTGGGCGAAGACCGCATCACGCAATCCCTTACGCTTGATGCGGCCGGGCGCGACCCGATCTTGATGGCTGCAACCGCTTCCGTTCAGATTCCGCCCGAGGAGCAAGAATCCGGCCTTCTGGCTGGGGCTGGCACGCTATCTAGGTTGGCATCGAAATCCAAACTGCCATTGCGTCCCGCCAGTGCAGTGACGATGCCTGGGCCGATTGTGATGCGCGATTTCACTCCTAGCGAGAAGCTGCATGACCCAGTAAGCCCGATCACCGCGCCGACTAAGCCGCTCAGCCCTGATCTGACCTGGTCGGCCAGCGCCGGCATGTCGCTCTCGGATGCATTGCGCAACTGGGGCGAACAGGCAACGCCGCACTGGGCGATTGTCTGGAATACCTCGGAAGACTTTCGAATCGGTGCGCCCTTCACGATCCAGGCGCCCAAGTTCCTGGACGCGGCCTGCCAGCTCCTGGCCGCCGCGCGTCGCGAGCATCACACCTACACAGTAATTTCCCACCCGAATCATGTTCTGGTGGTGACGACTCCAACGGAATAA
- a CDS encoding PilN family type IVB pilus formation outer membrane protein, with protein sequence MTNRVHPTLSFWMRWAVLLLVASLSGCGSYQRINASAVSAQTQYDKAISQVNAARSGPPLIEHSDTPWLSLQPIVEPKEKQPRIPRGQDCSLRFIADEPMSLSDFAQVVSQECRIPVRITQDAWAALANGSIQDSSAQAAPLGNAPFVPGLGQPNLPAAARMATSSSARDFAYTTSGNGKIQPIRWLGKPLSGLLDVVTSQLGLYWSYQDGYVTISYLKTRIFHLPLSSELDFETNVSSGASLSGSNSTAAAGGASTSKSTGDSLQKTLMTFKSKFVNEVSQNINTMLTPNIGKASLSPSIGIVTVTDSPEVLDRIAQYMNTVNTQMGRQVMLYVTVAQITLSDSDSLGINWNGVWKTVRGVGFTLANAFTPLNGSSTAGFGILTSATGSASQFAGTQAVLSALATQGSVSIMRQRGVLTQNLQPMPVHVTNETQYPCGLSQTNTAQVGSTQGTVMCSVVTGFALDMFADIHEKALTVIFSLDMSPPATLTQVPGTGTNTIPAYYSASVDRQNFLQRTGLMSGQTMVISDFQQSSEKTDRQGIGGVSDWVPTGGGTRDKSRNVVVIIISPQIMKAPNASTSQGPQAANDQSWRIGERKAG encoded by the coding sequence ATGACAAACCGAGTTCATCCCACCCTTTCATTCTGGATGCGGTGGGCAGTTCTGCTGCTCGTCGCCTCGCTCTCTGGCTGCGGCTCCTATCAGCGAATCAACGCCTCGGCCGTCAGCGCGCAGACGCAATATGACAAGGCAATTTCGCAGGTCAATGCCGCGCGCAGCGGCCCCCCCCTCATCGAGCACTCCGATACGCCCTGGCTGTCGCTTCAGCCAATAGTCGAACCCAAGGAAAAGCAGCCTCGCATCCCCAGGGGCCAGGACTGTTCGCTCAGATTCATCGCCGACGAACCCATGAGCTTGTCCGACTTCGCGCAGGTCGTCTCCCAGGAATGCCGGATCCCGGTTCGCATAACGCAAGACGCCTGGGCGGCATTAGCCAACGGTTCGATCCAGGATTCGAGCGCGCAGGCCGCGCCCCTTGGCAATGCTCCGTTCGTTCCGGGGCTCGGCCAGCCCAACCTGCCCGCAGCCGCGCGGATGGCCACGAGCAGCTCCGCCCGCGATTTCGCATACACGACATCGGGCAACGGCAAGATCCAGCCGATCCGTTGGCTGGGTAAGCCGCTCTCGGGCCTCCTGGATGTGGTGACCTCGCAGCTGGGTCTGTACTGGTCCTATCAGGACGGGTACGTGACGATCTCGTACTTGAAGACCCGGATTTTTCATCTGCCACTCTCTTCCGAGCTCGACTTCGAAACCAATGTCTCGAGCGGCGCAAGTCTTTCGGGGTCCAATAGCACAGCCGCGGCCGGCGGCGCCAGTACCAGTAAATCGACGGGCGACTCCTTGCAAAAGACATTGATGACGTTCAAGTCCAAGTTCGTCAACGAGGTCAGCCAGAACATCAATACGATGCTCACCCCGAATATCGGCAAAGCGTCGCTCTCGCCTTCGATCGGGATCGTGACGGTCACGGACTCTCCTGAAGTGCTGGACCGGATCGCGCAATACATGAACACCGTCAATACCCAGATGGGCCGGCAGGTGATGCTTTATGTGACGGTCGCGCAGATCACCCTCTCGGATTCGGACAGCCTGGGGATCAATTGGAATGGGGTATGGAAAACCGTGCGCGGCGTCGGCTTTACCCTGGCCAATGCCTTTACGCCCCTGAATGGTTCGTCCACGGCCGGCTTTGGCATCCTCACCAGCGCTACCGGGTCCGCGAGCCAGTTCGCCGGAACCCAGGCGGTATTGAGCGCTCTAGCAACCCAGGGTTCCGTGTCGATCATGCGCCAGCGCGGCGTCTTGACACAAAACCTGCAGCCCATGCCGGTCCATGTGACCAACGAGACGCAATATCCTTGCGGGCTGTCGCAGACCAATACCGCCCAGGTCGGTTCGACCCAAGGCACGGTCATGTGCAGTGTCGTGACCGGGTTCGCCCTGGATATGTTCGCCGACATCCATGAGAAGGCGCTCACGGTCATCTTCTCGCTGGACATGAGCCCGCCAGCGACCTTGACTCAAGTGCCAGGGACCGGGACCAACACGATCCCGGCGTATTACTCGGCCTCGGTGGATCGCCAGAACTTCCTGCAGCGCACGGGACTGATGTCTGGCCAGACTATGGTGATCTCGGACTTTCAGCAGTCGAGCGAGAAAACCGACAGGCAGGGCATCGGCGGCGTCTCGGACTGGGTTCCCACCGGCGGGGGCACACGCGACAAGTCGCGCAACGTCGTGGTCATCATCATCTCGCCGCAGATCATGAAGGCGCCCAATGCAAGCACGAGCCAAGGACCGCAAGCGGCCAATGACCAGAGCTGGCGAATTGGCGAGCGCAAGGCGGGCTAG
- the pilM gene encoding type IV pilus biogenesis protein PilM, giving the protein MPILVLVLFLGALTADITADTSQQLTQERAQANARSLGASMLTVRNALEAYMSAHPSASGSVALSALGLPSWMLLDPRIQVQIYSGRGFVYLVPADFPLSGRPALTRLFSTDGAAGLAGIAHHQVLVTGAMGASLSLPASIPENSIVLAQ; this is encoded by the coding sequence ATGCCCATCCTGGTTCTTGTGCTCTTTCTCGGAGCGCTCACCGCAGATATCACCGCCGACACCTCCCAGCAGCTGACTCAGGAACGCGCCCAGGCCAATGCGCGCAGTCTGGGCGCATCCATGCTGACCGTTCGCAATGCCCTCGAGGCCTACATGTCGGCCCATCCGAGTGCGTCGGGCAGCGTGGCCTTGAGCGCGTTGGGGTTACCGAGCTGGATGCTTCTCGACCCGCGCATTCAAGTTCAGATCTACAGCGGCCGAGGCTTCGTGTATCTCGTCCCGGCCGATTTCCCGCTTTCTGGCCGGCCAGCTTTGACGCGCCTTTTTTCCACCGATGGCGCGGCCGGGCTGGCGGGTATCGCGCACCACCAGGTGCTGGTGACCGGTGCGATGGGCGCGTCGCTCTCGCTTCCCGCTTCGATCCCTGAAAACAGCATCGTGCTGGCTCAATAG
- the pilO2 gene encoding type 4b pilus protein PilO2 yields the protein MRLITRKARESKQTVFKTVNGITPIKIGRRIFVSGLDWQVLPNGGNYQIEARKIAKREREETGKPFEAVFVRRQADVVQAGFAVRGARARRGTVPLAAVAADALGPSFLAAFEVEPGKYAITGAMNDIILPQSDKYLDAVQARAHFQKLWDSLESSLGVEDFEVYAPEGFFKDAQPYALDALARHVKRSHRLKKRPTFAPNDLARYFVWGCVLTALLAGGWIYASDQAEKSRLARQKTVAPAHPVTAAELAATRPWTYQAQPGVFAQRCTKSLGVLPLTMDGWVLANAHCEANLVAAQYARTQGRTSNGFSSAISTWSPRLQVAFSNDGDLATVTWAMSMPPGGDDGLGALQARKTDFLSYWQHRLISVPMTSSASQFAADYVPPKTAADPRQLHPNWQTLSWEIKDSPRNPTSLIEGLSVPGVRIQSISLAFGESGDLNWSLKGNLYGQ from the coding sequence ATGCGACTCATCACCCGTAAAGCAAGAGAAAGCAAGCAGACGGTCTTCAAGACCGTCAATGGCATTACGCCGATCAAGATAGGCCGGCGCATCTTCGTGAGCGGCCTGGACTGGCAGGTATTGCCCAATGGCGGGAACTACCAGATCGAAGCACGCAAGATCGCCAAACGAGAGCGGGAAGAGACGGGCAAGCCCTTCGAAGCTGTCTTCGTTCGCCGCCAGGCCGATGTCGTACAGGCTGGCTTCGCAGTGCGCGGGGCGCGCGCGCGCCGCGGCACAGTTCCCTTGGCCGCTGTGGCCGCCGATGCGCTGGGGCCGTCATTCCTCGCTGCTTTCGAAGTCGAGCCGGGCAAGTACGCCATCACCGGCGCGATGAACGACATTATCCTTCCTCAATCGGACAAGTACCTTGATGCCGTACAGGCACGTGCGCATTTCCAGAAGCTGTGGGACTCCTTGGAGTCCTCCCTGGGCGTGGAAGACTTCGAAGTCTATGCGCCCGAGGGGTTCTTCAAGGATGCCCAGCCCTATGCCCTCGACGCTCTGGCGCGGCACGTCAAGCGCAGCCATCGCCTGAAAAAGCGTCCCACTTTCGCGCCGAACGATCTGGCGCGGTATTTCGTCTGGGGCTGCGTTCTGACGGCGCTTCTGGCTGGCGGGTGGATCTATGCCTCAGATCAGGCCGAGAAATCGCGGCTTGCCCGTCAGAAGACGGTAGCGCCTGCGCATCCGGTCACTGCGGCTGAGCTGGCGGCCACGCGGCCCTGGACGTACCAGGCCCAGCCGGGCGTTTTCGCGCAGCGCTGTACGAAAAGCCTGGGCGTTCTCCCCCTGACCATGGACGGATGGGTGCTAGCCAATGCGCACTGCGAGGCAAACCTGGTCGCGGCCCAATATGCGCGCACGCAAGGCAGAACGTCCAATGGCTTTTCATCTGCCATTTCAACCTGGTCTCCCAGGCTACAGGTCGCTTTTTCGAACGATGGCGACTTGGCCACGGTCACCTGGGCCATGTCGATGCCGCCAGGCGGGGACGACGGTCTAGGCGCTTTACAAGCCCGCAAGACGGACTTCCTGAGTTACTGGCAACACCGGCTCATATCGGTCCCGATGACAAGCAGCGCATCCCAATTTGCAGCGGATTACGTCCCGCCCAAGACGGCTGCCGATCCCCGGCAGTTGCATCCGAACTGGCAAACCCTGTCCTGGGAAATCAAGGACAGCCCGCGCAACCCCACCAGCCTGATCGAGGGTCTCTCGGTCCCCGGCGTACGCATCCAGTCCATCTCGCTCGCCTTTGGCGAATCAGGCGACCTGAACTGGAGTCTCAAAGGAAATCTCTATGGTCAGTGA
- a CDS encoding ATPase, T2SS/T4P/T4SS family: protein MSTDVATEVSVAGTAQDAPEILPELLGEELPGAPRLEPAIKPIARPEQAITSILSARPGHAYYAQPIVQQKVVLGDNGVLYLAEDAMRDILVMDYVAMLDRRKALSDGRVVPYKTTRTVPYSELQRLNAQLAGADELSEIDIARKTAEESEVISIIAEGAKLQASDIFFEIPYRGDAEIHYRIAGDIERRFRIKPERMKRLIRTIFESMCEARSDPYYDPTRDQTARIASVFLEGLGLHRCRVSTGPTEEDRPLLQLRLHYDMGEPRSLIELGYTQQHQDLLYDAASYPYGFILFTGPTGCGKSTTLNNIVGYLQILNRFRNKIYALEDPNEMPYVGAIAKNISRNGAGREAEELAWVQAGETILRWNPNWVIFGELRLRATMDVALTSALTNHLTWGSLHASSSTIAPVRLMEAGIEMGFLCDPEIFRLFANQSLAAQVCPACSVPYEQGAANLQAGLRRRVEALCMPETVRLRNPQGCSLCHRGALRLRTLCAEVMATDEKLMKVFRDEGEHAMRKFWVHERGGMTKTSHAIAKINQGLIDPSDAERMVSPLDADRNLKQ, encoded by the coding sequence ATGTCCACAGACGTTGCCACAGAGGTTTCGGTTGCCGGCACGGCGCAGGATGCGCCCGAAATCCTCCCGGAACTGCTGGGCGAAGAGCTGCCCGGCGCACCTCGGCTAGAACCCGCCATCAAGCCGATCGCGCGGCCCGAACAGGCGATCACGTCAATACTCTCGGCCAGGCCTGGACACGCCTACTACGCGCAACCAATCGTTCAACAGAAAGTGGTCCTGGGCGATAACGGCGTCCTGTATCTGGCTGAAGATGCCATGCGGGACATTCTGGTCATGGATTATGTGGCGATGCTCGATCGCCGCAAGGCGTTGTCGGACGGACGTGTCGTGCCTTACAAGACCACGCGCACGGTGCCGTATTCCGAGCTTCAGCGCCTCAATGCCCAGTTGGCCGGCGCCGATGAGCTCAGCGAGATCGATATCGCCCGCAAGACCGCCGAAGAGTCCGAGGTGATCTCGATCATTGCCGAGGGCGCAAAACTTCAAGCGTCCGATATCTTTTTCGAGATCCCTTATCGGGGCGACGCGGAAATTCACTACCGCATTGCCGGCGACATCGAGCGGCGCTTCCGGATTAAGCCCGAACGAATGAAACGGCTGATCCGAACCATATTCGAGTCCATGTGCGAGGCGCGTAGCGACCCTTACTACGATCCGACCCGTGATCAGACGGCGCGCATTGCCAGTGTCTTTCTCGAGGGACTGGGCCTGCATCGCTGCCGCGTCTCGACCGGCCCCACTGAAGAGGACCGGCCGCTATTGCAGTTGCGGCTGCATTACGACATGGGCGAGCCGCGCAGCCTGATCGAGCTGGGCTACACGCAACAACATCAGGACCTGCTCTACGATGCGGCCAGTTATCCCTATGGGTTCATCTTATTCACGGGGCCCACCGGCTGCGGCAAGTCCACGACTTTGAACAACATCGTGGGCTACCTTCAGATCCTGAATCGCTTTCGCAACAAGATCTATGCGCTGGAAGACCCGAACGAGATGCCCTACGTCGGCGCCATCGCCAAGAACATCTCACGCAACGGCGCTGGCCGAGAGGCCGAAGAGCTGGCCTGGGTTCAGGCCGGGGAAACCATCCTCAGGTGGAACCCGAACTGGGTCATTTTTGGCGAACTTCGCCTGCGGGCCACGATGGATGTGGCGCTCACGTCCGCGCTGACCAACCATCTGACCTGGGGCAGCCTGCACGCCAGCTCGTCGACCATCGCACCGGTGCGGTTGATGGAGGCCGGCATCGAGATGGGTTTTCTATGCGACCCGGAAATCTTCCGGCTCTTTGCCAATCAAAGCCTGGCCGCGCAGGTCTGTCCGGCTTGCTCGGTCCCTTATGAGCAAGGCGCAGCAAACCTGCAAGCAGGATTGCGACGGCGCGTAGAAGCGCTGTGCATGCCCGAGACGGTTAGGTTGCGCAATCCCCAGGGTTGCAGTCTGTGCCATCGCGGGGCGCTGCGGCTACGCACCCTTTGCGCTGAAGTAATGGCAACAGACGAGAAGCTCATGAAGGTGTTTCGCGATGAAGGCGAACACGCAATGCGCAAGTTCTGGGTCCATGAGCGCGGGGGAATGACCAAAACCTCACACGCGATCGCCAAGATCAATCAAGGGCTCATCGACCCGAGCGACGCCGAACGCATGGTGTCGCCCCTGGACGCGGACAGAAACCTGAAGCAATAG
- a CDS encoding type II secretion system F family protein, producing the protein MRINFYRTLHQYEKAGRSKKRALQSMRDTYSAYLTVRQRIGNWLYQRFGGRKKLAFRPVPAIVAEEALTKVDQPLHEALADWLPESELAVLEAGEVSGDPVQSLDMAKRLVERQTQMWGSLVSGFSYPLLLIAGVMAVLYGLAGELPNVNVSGVSGFSPIAAFVIGAAEFVYVYWFISICGPIALIAIAILSLPRWTGRGRILADHIAPWSYYRRIHGAMFLFSYCVLQKSGSPVLKSLAVLARSANPYLKSRIHAAMYGVRQGYKVGQALRLAGHNFPDREALPVLEDIGSLQGSADALIEYAEGWLEDTVKLIEQISKRFNAFAKTWIIIWIALIAVTLLEIIQHSYK; encoded by the coding sequence ATGAGAATCAACTTCTATCGAACGCTGCATCAGTACGAGAAAGCAGGCAGATCCAAAAAGCGCGCCCTGCAGTCGATGCGCGATACCTACAGCGCCTACCTGACTGTCAGACAGCGTATCGGCAACTGGCTATATCAACGGTTCGGGGGACGCAAGAAATTGGCCTTTCGTCCGGTCCCTGCCATCGTGGCTGAAGAGGCGTTGACCAAGGTGGATCAACCCCTTCATGAAGCGCTCGCCGACTGGCTTCCTGAATCCGAATTGGCCGTGCTCGAGGCCGGTGAAGTTTCAGGCGACCCGGTACAGAGTCTGGACATGGCCAAGCGGCTGGTCGAGCGTCAAACGCAGATGTGGGGCTCTCTGGTCAGCGGCTTCTCGTATCCCCTTCTTCTCATCGCCGGCGTCATGGCGGTTCTTTATGGTTTGGCCGGAGAACTGCCGAACGTGAACGTGAGCGGTGTATCGGGTTTCTCTCCGATTGCGGCCTTTGTGATCGGCGCCGCCGAATTCGTCTACGTCTATTGGTTCATCTCGATTTGCGGACCGATAGCGCTAATCGCGATTGCCATCCTGTCGCTTCCGCGTTGGACGGGGCGCGGTCGGATTCTGGCCGACCACATCGCGCCCTGGTCGTATTACCGGCGCATACACGGGGCGATGTTCCTCTTTTCGTATTGCGTCCTCCAGAAAAGCGGCTCGCCGGTGCTCAAGTCTCTGGCGGTTCTTGCCAGATCGGCCAACCCGTATCTCAAGTCACGCATTCATGCAGCCATGTATGGCGTGCGCCAGGGCTACAAGGTCGGTCAAGCACTCCGGCTGGCTGGGCACAATTTTCCAGACCGCGAAGCATTACCGGTTCTGGAAGACATCGGCTCTCTACAAGGGTCGGCCGATGCGCTGATCGAATATGCCGAGGGCTGGCTGGAAGACACCGTCAAGCTCATCGAGCAGATCTCCAAACGGTTCAACGCCTTCGCCAAGACCTGGATCATCATCTGGATCGCGCTGATCGCTGTGACGCTCCTTGAAATCATTCAACACTCCTACAAGTAG